In one Rhopalosiphum padi isolate XX-2018 chromosome 3, ASM2088224v1, whole genome shotgun sequence genomic region, the following are encoded:
- the LOC132927178 gene encoding metalloendopeptidase OMA1, mitochondrial-like, producing the protein MSFYCGMHLPSLVGAAVGLIARYWWARQTAATVELYTAAVRANMPFIGLAAAAALGLFAVFLWWHTELEPWTGGRRLFLFNDRTLERVAGCVAQVTLNSTRRLHLNAADPVYKRVADVTSRMLTANSSVDAIQRRQWTLVVVDSPNINATVMPSGLVMVYTGLVAVVNDDQLSIFVGHELAHCLLRHVNQINSVAVVVNVLCLAPVTAVVCATLPWGWNVLAYLLSVVVLKVCFVLPFVRLYESEADHVGLQLAANARVDIAQGYLFFDARAKRDGCASTLFWWLYMHPTNKRRARHLYGLIPRGPRDNGQLLVGERDDTAAPVPIHQRTLGI; encoded by the coding sequence ATGTCGTTCTACTGCGGCATGCATTTGCCGTCGCTGGTCGGCGCGGCCGTGGGCCTGATCGCGCGGTACTGGTGGGCCCGGCAAACGGCCGCGACGGTCGAGCTGTACACGGCTGCGGTACGGGCGAACATGCCGTTCATCGGGCTGGCCGCGGCCGCCGCGCTGGGCCTGTTCGCGGTGTTCCTGTGGTGGCACACGGAACTGGAACCGTGGACGGGCGGCCGGCGGCTGTTCCTGTTCAACGACCGGACGCTGGAGCGAGTGGCCGGGTGCGTGGCGCAGGTCACGTTGAACTCGACGCGCCGGCTCCATCTGAACGCCGCGGACCCCGTTTACAAGCGGGTGGCCGACGTCACGTCCCGGATGTTGACCGCCAACTCATCGGTGGACGCGATCCAGCGGCGCCAGTGGACGTTGGTGGTGGTGGACAGCCCGAACATCAACGCCACCGTCATGCCCAGCGGGCTGGTGATGGTATACACCGGTCTGGTGGCCGTGGTCAACGACGATCAGCTGTCGATATTCGTCGGCCACGAGCTGGCGCACTGCCTGCTCCGGCACGTCAACCAGATCAACAGCGTCGCGGTCGTGGTCAACGTGCTGTGCCTGGCGCCGGTGACCGCGGTCGTCTGCGCCACGCTGCCGTGGGGCTGGAACGTGTTGGCGTACCTGTTGTCGGTGGTCGTGTTGAAGGTGTGCTTTGTGCTGCCGTTCGTCCGGCTGTACGAGTCCGAGGCCGACCACGTAGGACTGCAGCTGGCCGCCAACGCGCGCGTGGACATCGCCCAGGGCTACCTGTTCTTCGACGCCAGGGCCAAAAGGGACGGGTGCGCGTCCACACTGTTCTGGTGGCTGTACATGCACCCGACCAACAAACGTCGGGCCAGACACTTGTACGGCTTGATTCCCCGCGGACCACGCGACAACGGTCAGTTGCTAGTCGGAGAGCGTGACGACACTGCAGCACCCGTACCCATTCACCAACGGACGCTCGGCATATAA
- the LOC132927733 gene encoding dynein intermediate chain 3, ciliary-like, producing MYTYEKKRSDYGRQCRFHNTGPTMMIDMMPDLSLEEDWIQRNPVDKTTIETIKWSEHEANTIRVKYVNRGILHREGGWPVDVHLDDPEQVSRFKRKAEKDKLYLESVKTLSVLTEHFIRQNNAIDIFQPYFTDPKTKEFRTQLPSHQTMAILLDPCDSVRPVRNISWSSENSTHIAVSYSEMRFHMDDPNNSPNSYVFDTEMFTFPYFTMESRCPITNIKFHHRDGQLLAGGLMNGQVALWDMRNSFKNIGISEIRNGHNDSVLSLQWIQSKTNSEFMTASRDGQIIWWDIRNLKESTDKLILDLSRTEEEPGWIQSGRTDGATCLEYNFSIPIRFVIGTSHGKVFDGNRKGKTASEKLPFTYKCHPGSIRALRRNPGYLKNFLTVCNWQATIWSEEVKESPIMWTKHHNERLTDGQWSNSKNSVFYLTRSDGFMECWDILQNQQDPILSIKLADKKLNCITCHENGTLLAVGDDCGKTRVVEMNDWFVTPGPYDRVRLTAMFDRQSRLEKIREGKNREQKTKINFKSTHNNDDSWKKSELLNTAAGERDISELVEKMFQCQDSLNEMTEDDITEEVTSEEFATEE from the exons atgtatacgtacGAAAAAAAAAGGAGTGATTACGGCAGACAATGCCGATTCCACAACACTGGGCCAACAATGATGATAGATATGATGCCAGACCTCAGCTTGGAGGAAGATTGGATACAGAGGAATCCTGTTGACAAGACCACTATCGAAACCATCAAATGGTCGGAACACgag GCCAATACGATACGCGTGAAGTATGTGAATCGCGGAATTTTACATAGGGAAGGCGGCTGGCCGGTTGACGTACACCTGGACGATCCGGAACAAGTATCCAGATTCAAGCGGAAAGCGGAAAAGGATAAACTGTATTTAGAATCGGTTAAGACGTTGTCAGtc CTCACCGAACACTTCATAAGACAAAACAATGCAATAGATATATTCCAACCATACTTTACCGATCCAAAAACTAAAGAATTTCGAACACAACTTCCGTCTCATCAGACGATGGCGATATTGTTAGACCCGTGCGATTCGGTGAGACCGGTACGTAACATATCTTGGTCGTCGGAAAACAGCACGCACATTGCGGTCAGTTACTCCGAAATGAGATTCCATATGGACGATCCGAATAACAGTCCTAACTCCTACGTATTTGACACGG AGATGTTTACCTTTCCATATTTTACGATGGAGTCACGATGCCCGATCACTAATATTAAGTTCCACCACAGAGACGGACAACTACTCGCTGGTGGCTTAATGAATGGTCAGGTCGCGTTGTGGGACATGcgaaacagttttaaaaatattggcaTCAGTGAAATAAGAAATGGTCATAACGATTCAGTACTTAGTCTTCAATGGATTCAATCCAAGACTAACTCAGAATTTATGACAGCTTCCAGAGATGGTCAG ATCATATGGTGGGATATCAGAAACCTCAAAGAATCTACGGACAAATTGATCTTAGATTTATCGAGAACTGAAGAAGAACCGGGATGGATTCAATCGGGCCGGACTGATGGAGCCACTTGCTTGGAATACAATTTTTCGATTCCAATACGCTTCGTG atTGGCACAAGCCATGGAAAGGTGTTTGATGGAAACCGTAAGGGCAAAACAGCGTCTGAAAAACTACCATTTACATATAAATGCCATCCTGGCTCCATACGTGCATTGAGACGTAATCCGGggtatttaaaaaactttttaaccgTCTGCAATTGGCAGGCAACTATATGGTCAGAAGAGGTAAAGGAATCACCCATAATGTGGActaa acATCACAATGAAAGATTAACCGACGGCCAATGGAGCAATTCAAAGAATTCAGTTTTTTATTTGACTAGATCCGATGGGTTCATGGAATGTTGGGATATCTTACAGAACCAACAAGATCCGATACTTTCAATTAAG ttggccgacaagaaattaaattgtattacttgcCATGAAAACGGAACACTGTTAGCCGTCGGTGATGACTGTGGTAAAACACGCGTGGTTGAAATGAACGATTGGTTTGTGACTCCCGGACCATATGATAGAGTTCGATTGACAGCT ATGTTTGATAGGCAAAGTAGACTAGAAAAGATCAGGGAAGGTAAAAACCGTgaacaaaaaactaaaataaatttcaagtcAACTCATAATAACGATGATTCTTGGAAAAAAtctgaattattaaatactgcAGCTGGGGAGAGAGATATATCCGAACTCGTTGAAAAAATG TTTCAGTGCCAAGATTCGCTTAATGAAATGACTGAAGATGATATTACGGAAGAAGTTACATCGGAAGAATTTGCAACTGAAGAATAA